In a single window of the Alphaproteobacteria bacterium LSUCC0684 genome:
- the rpoB gene encoding DNA-directed RNA polymerase subunit beta: MTSNVTALNSRKRLRHTFGSITEVAAMPNLIEVQRTSYETFLQRDIPAHEREDIGLQEVFKSVFPINDFAGKSMLEFVSYELEDPKYDVEECQQRGMTYASPLKVILRLVVWEEDEITGTRSIRDIKEQDVYMGDMPLMTGNGTFIVNGTERVIVSQMHRSPGVFFDHDRGKTHSSGKLLFAARVIPYRGSWLDFEFDAKDMLNVRIDRKRKLPATTFLMALTDAASDAYIEKCKAEGIEPERNKVNGLSREDILGYFYDTITYSRNKDSWETDFDASRLRGARLAHDLVDASNGKVVVAAGEKLTPRAVRKLAESGIEKILVQEEQIYGHYLAEDIVNMETGEVIAEAGDIVSEETLQELSAMKADSFAVLAIDNVNVGAFLRNTLAADRNNSREEALIDIYRVMRPGEPPTLETAEALFQSLFFDKDRYDLSSVGRVKLNARLDLEADDQIRVLRREDILAMLKVLVELKDGKGDIDDIDHLGNRRVRSVGELMENQYRVGLLRMERAIKERMGSVEIDTVMPADLINSKPAAAAVREFFGSSQLSQFMDQTNPLSEITHKRRLSALGPGGLTRERAGFEVRDVHPTHYGRICPIETPEGPNIGLINSLATFAQINRYGFIETPYRTVKDGKVTSEVTYISAMDESRYTIAQANAELDKSGRFVGELIPIRRGGEIGLARPEDIDLMDVSPKQLVSVAAALIPFLENDDANRALMGSNMQRQAVPLIKAEAPLVGTGMEAVVARDSGVTIVARRSGVVDQVDATRIVVRAAESSEDDVSPVDIYSLLKFQRSNQNTCITQRPLVKVGDVVNKGDIMADGPSTEDGELALGRNVLVAFMPWNGYNFEDSILISERIVREDVFTSIHIEEYEIMARDTKLGMEEITRDIPNVGEEALKNLDEAGMIYVGAEVKSGDILVGKVTPKGETPMTPEEKLLRAIFGEKASDVRDTSLRVPPGGAGTVVEVRVFSRRGVDKDERARAIERFEIERLAKDRDDEKEILERGFYGRLKEMLINQTIATGPKGVTSGSRISGAMLDDMPRSNWPSITVKNDANQKAIEAQIANFEDSVKALEARFNDKVDKLQRGDELLPGVMKMVKVFVAVKRKLQPGDKMAGRHGNKGVISRILPAEDMPYLEDGTPVDIVLNPLGVPSRMNVGQILETHLGWASAGLGKQIGAAAEAAGRSGKAEDLRKMMKKIYSKEEFDTTITAMEDDQLIEQGNLLSRGVPMGTPVFDGAKEADVRALLKEAGLSETGQEWLTDGRTGEVFDRPVTVGYIYMLKLHHLVDDKIHARSIGPYSLVTQQPLGGKAQFGGQRFGEMEVWALEAYGAAYTLQEMLTVKSDDVSGRTKVYEAIVRGDDDFEAGIPESFNVLVKELRSLGLNVDLHESEY; this comes from the coding sequence ATGACTTCTAATGTCACCGCCCTCAACAGTCGTAAACGTCTTCGTCATACTTTCGGTTCGATCACCGAAGTTGCGGCCATGCCGAACCTCATCGAAGTACAGCGTACGAGCTATGAGACGTTTCTGCAGCGGGACATTCCTGCCCATGAACGCGAAGATATCGGGCTTCAGGAAGTCTTCAAATCGGTGTTCCCGATCAATGATTTTGCCGGCAAGTCCATGCTCGAGTTCGTCTCCTACGAACTTGAAGATCCGAAATATGATGTTGAAGAGTGCCAGCAGCGCGGGATGACCTATGCCTCGCCGCTCAAGGTCATTCTCCGTCTGGTCGTCTGGGAAGAGGATGAGATCACTGGCACCCGCTCCATCCGTGATATCAAGGAGCAGGATGTCTATATGGGCGACATGCCGCTGATGACGGGCAACGGGACATTTATTGTCAACGGCACCGAGCGCGTGATTGTCTCGCAGATGCACCGCTCGCCTGGCGTCTTCTTTGACCATGACCGGGGCAAGACGCATTCATCGGGCAAGCTTCTTTTTGCCGCTCGCGTGATACCATATCGCGGTTCCTGGCTTGATTTTGAATTCGATGCCAAAGACATGCTCAATGTCCGGATCGACCGCAAGCGCAAACTGCCTGCCACCACCTTCCTGATGGCCCTGACCGATGCGGCATCCGATGCCTATATCGAAAAGTGCAAGGCCGAAGGGATTGAGCCTGAGCGCAACAAGGTCAATGGCCTGTCGCGGGAAGACATTCTCGGGTATTTCTATGATACCATCACCTATTCCCGCAACAAGGACAGCTGGGAGACCGATTTCGACGCCTCCCGCCTTCGTGGCGCGCGCCTGGCCCATGATCTGGTTGACGCCTCCAATGGCAAGGTCGTGGTTGCTGCCGGAGAAAAGCTGACCCCGCGTGCGGTTCGCAAACTTGCCGAGAGCGGGATTGAAAAGATCCTGGTTCAGGAAGAGCAGATTTACGGCCATTATCTCGCCGAAGACATCGTGAATATGGAAACCGGTGAGGTGATTGCCGAAGCCGGAGATATCGTCAGCGAAGAGACACTGCAGGAGCTTTCAGCGATGAAGGCGGACTCCTTTGCCGTGCTGGCGATCGACAACGTAAATGTCGGTGCATTTCTGCGCAACACTCTCGCCGCTGACCGCAATAATTCGAGGGAAGAGGCGCTGATTGACATCTACCGGGTCATGCGCCCGGGTGAGCCGCCGACACTTGAAACCGCCGAAGCGCTGTTTCAAAGCCTCTTTTTTGATAAGGACAGATATGATCTTTCGTCCGTTGGCCGGGTCAAGCTCAACGCGCGTCTTGATCTTGAAGCCGATGACCAGATCCGGGTGCTGCGGCGCGAAGATATTCTCGCCATGCTCAAAGTGCTGGTGGAACTGAAAGACGGCAAGGGTGATATCGATGATATTGATCACCTTGGCAACCGCCGTGTCCGTTCGGTTGGCGAACTCATGGAAAACCAGTATCGCGTCGGTCTCCTGCGGATGGAACGCGCCATCAAGGAAAGAATGGGGTCGGTGGAAATCGATACCGTGATGCCGGCTGACCTCATCAATTCAAAGCCTGCTGCGGCAGCGGTCCGGGAGTTTTTCGGCTCATCCCAGCTGTCGCAGTTCATGGATCAGACCAACCCGCTTTCCGAGATCACGCATAAACGTCGTCTTTCGGCGCTTGGCCCGGGCGGGCTGACGCGTGAGCGCGCCGGATTTGAGGTTCGGGACGTGCACCCGACTCATTACGGCCGGATCTGCCCGATTGAAACACCTGAAGGCCCGAATATCGGTCTCATCAACTCGCTGGCCACTTTTGCCCAGATCAATCGATACGGGTTCATTGAAACACCTTACCGGACGGTCAAGGATGGCAAGGTGACCAGTGAAGTCACCTATATCTCGGCCATGGATGAATCCCGCTATACCATTGCCCAGGCCAACGCAGAACTGGATAAGTCCGGCCGCTTTGTCGGTGAATTGATCCCAATCCGTCGCGGTGGCGAGATTGGTCTTGCGCGTCCGGAAGATATTGATCTCATGGACGTTTCACCAAAGCAGCTTGTTTCGGTTGCCGCAGCCCTTATCCCGTTCCTTGAGAATGACGACGCCAACCGGGCGCTGATGGGATCAAACATGCAGCGCCAGGCTGTGCCGCTTATCAAGGCAGAAGCGCCGCTCGTGGGAACAGGCATGGAAGCTGTTGTTGCCCGTGACAGCGGGGTGACGATTGTCGCCCGCCGGAGCGGTGTCGTCGATCAGGTTGATGCCACGCGTATCGTTGTCCGTGCCGCGGAAAGCAGCGAAGATGATGTCTCGCCGGTGGATATCTATTCCCTCTTGAAATTCCAGCGGTCCAACCAGAACACCTGCATCACCCAGCGCCCGCTGGTCAAGGTCGGTGACGTGGTGAACAAGGGCGATATCATGGCCGATGGCCCATCCACCGAAGATGGGGAACTGGCTCTTGGCCGGAATGTGCTGGTCGCCTTCATGCCTTGGAACGGGTATAACTTTGAGGATTCCATCCTCATTTCCGAACGTATCGTGCGCGAGGATGTCTTCACCTCCATTCATATCGAAGAATATGAAATCATGGCCCGGGATACCAAACTCGGCATGGAGGAAATCACCCGTGATATTCCAAATGTCGGTGAAGAAGCGCTCAAGAATCTTGATGAAGCCGGCATGATCTATGTCGGCGCCGAGGTCAAGTCGGGCGATATTCTCGTCGGCAAGGTCACGCCTAAAGGTGAGACCCCGATGACCCCTGAAGAAAAGCTGCTGCGGGCTATCTTCGGCGAAAAAGCGTCGGATGTGCGTGATACGTCCCTTAGGGTGCCGCCCGGTGGTGCCGGTACGGTTGTTGAAGTGCGTGTCTTCTCCCGCCGCGGGGTCGACAAGGATGAACGCGCCCGGGCGATCGAACGGTTTGAGATCGAACGTCTCGCCAAGGACCGCGATGATGAAAAGGAAATTCTGGAACGCGGCTTCTATGGCCGTCTGAAGGAAATGCTCATCAACCAGACCATTGCTACCGGCCCGAAAGGTGTTACGTCTGGCAGTCGTATCAGTGGCGCGATGCTCGACGATATGCCGCGCTCCAACTGGCCTTCGATCACCGTCAAGAATGATGCCAATCAGAAGGCTATCGAAGCACAGATCGCCAATTTCGAGGATTCGGTCAAGGCTCTTGAGGCGAGATTCAACGACAAGGTGGACAAGCTTCAGCGCGGCGACGAGTTGCTTCCCGGCGTGATGAAAATGGTCAAGGTCTTCGTTGCGGTGAAGCGCAAGCTGCAGCCCGGCGACAAAATGGCAGGCCGTCATGGAAATAAAGGCGTGATCTCACGCATTCTGCCAGCGGAAGACATGCCGTATCTCGAAGATGGGACACCGGTTGACATCGTGCTCAACCCGCTTGGCGTGCCATCACGCATGAATGTGGGGCAGATTCTCGAAACACATCTTGGCTGGGCCTCTGCCGGTCTTGGCAAGCAGATCGGTGCTGCTGCCGAAGCTGCCGGACGAAGCGGCAAGGCGGAAGATCTCCGCAAGATGATGAAGAAGATCTACTCCAAGGAAGAGTTCGATACCACCATCACGGCGATGGAAGATGACCAGCTGATCGAGCAGGGGAATCTTCTCTCTCGCGGGGTGCCGATGGGCACGCCGGTCTTTGACGGCGCAAAGGAAGCCGATGTGCGGGCGCTGCTCAAGGAAGCAGGCTTGAGTGAAACCGGACAGGAATGGCTGACCGACGGGCGCACCGGCGAAGTCTTCGACCGGCCGGTGACGGTGGGGTATATCTATATGCTCAAACTGCACCATCTTGTCGATGACAAGATCCATGCGCGTTCCATTGGTCCATACTCGCTTGTCACCCAGCAGCCGCTCGGTGGTAAGGCGCAGTTTGGTGGCCAGCGGTTCGGGGAGATGGAAGTCTGGGCTCTCGAAGCCTATGGTGCCGCCTATACATTGCAGGAAATGCTGACGGTCAAGTCCGATGACGTTTCGGGCCGGACCAAGGTCTATGAAGCCATTGTCCGGGGTGACGATGATTTCGAGGCCGGCATTCCTGAATCCTTTAACGTTCTTGTCAAGGAACTGCGGTCCCTTGGCCTGAATGTTGATCTGCACGAATCCGAATATTAA
- the rplL gene encoding 50S ribosomal protein L7/L12 encodes MADIEKIAEDLSSLTVLEAAELAKLLEEKWGVSAAAAPVAVAAVAAGDAGGAAAGEEQTEFDVILAAAGDKKINVIKEVRTITGLGLKEAKDLVEGAPKPVKEGVSKDEAASIKAKLEEAGATVEVK; translated from the coding sequence ATGGCTGATATTGAAAAAATTGCTGAAGACCTCTCATCCCTGACCGTTCTGGAAGCTGCCGAACTGGCCAAGCTGCTGGAAGAAAAATGGGGTGTTTCCGCTGCTGCCGCTCCGGTAGCTGTTGCTGCGGTTGCCGCTGGTGACGCTGGCGGTGCTGCTGCTGGTGAAGAACAGACCGAATTTGACGTTATTCTGGCCGCTGCCGGCGACAAGAAGATCAACGTCATCAAGGAAGTTCGCACCATTACCGGCCTTGGCCTCAAGGAAGCCAAGGACCTTGTTGAAGGCGCGCCAAAACCTGTCAAGGAAGGCGTCTCCAAGGATGAAGCCGCTAGCATCAAGGCGAAGCTGGAAGAAGCCGGCGCAACCGTCGAGGTCAAGTAA
- the rplJ gene encoding 50S ribosomal protein L10 has translation MNRTEKTELIETLHATFSDAASVVVTHQVGLTVVESSALRNKMREKGAAFKVTKNRIAKIALKDTAYETLSDYFTGPTAIGTSSDPVTAAKVLVDFAKENSKLTIVGGAIGGQILDKAGVEALAKLPSLDELRAKLVGLLQAPATKVARVTQAPAAQLARVIQAKSEQG, from the coding sequence GTGAACAGAACCGAGAAAACGGAACTGATCGAAACCCTGCACGCAACCTTCAGCGATGCAGCCTCTGTGGTTGTAACGCATCAGGTTGGGCTGACTGTTGTTGAAAGCAGTGCGCTTAGGAACAAGATGCGGGAAAAAGGTGCCGCCTTCAAGGTCACCAAGAACCGTATTGCCAAAATCGCGCTGAAGGATACGGCTTACGAAACCCTGAGCGACTATTTCACCGGACCGACGGCCATTGGCACGTCATCTGACCCGGTGACCGCCGCAAAGGTGCTCGTGGATTTCGCCAAGGAAAACAGTAAATTGACCATTGTCGGGGGCGCCATTGGCGGCCAGATTCTGGACAAGGCCGGGGTTGAAGCCCTTGCCAAACTGCCTTCCCTGGACGAACTGCGTGCGAAACTGGTCGGGCTGCTTCAGGCACCTGCCACCAAGGTCGCGCGCGTTACCCAGGCTCCGGCTGCACAGCTGGCGCGGGTAATCCAGGCCAAGTCAGAGCAAGGTTAA